The genomic stretch CtcagaaacgacataggtgATTTTCAATGCTGTGATGTGCGCAAAAGGGAATTCTTGTCCAAGTAACAACCCTAGGATTCCAGCCCTGCTGAATGAAGTCATACAATATGGTTTTAAAGAAACTGGGTTGAGTGTGgggtaagaaaataaataaaaaatataatctgTCAATTATTATCCTCTTGTTCACTTAGCTAGAGCATTCCTTATAAACGCAACACTAAGTATTAACGGGGAGGTTCAAGAGGTTGTGGCGACAGTGAATAACGATGATGATGTTACCCAGCTACTCAGCTAAAGTGTGCATTTGACCACTCTTTGCTACATTTCACAAAGCTTCACATTCATTTCAACATGATACTGGGTTAGTAATTGTCCCTTCTGTTAAAGATTTAACTGCAACTGAAAAGCTTTTAAAAAGTCCACATCCTCAAAAGAGTAGGCCTTGATATATCCAAGTTCTTGTGTACACAGAACGGTGGaaatgttcttcttcctctcaaGGGAACTAATCTTACTCATCCGAAACAGAGAGCCTGCTGAAGATGGGGAGGCGACGCAATGCGTCCAGGAGGGGGGACTCGGAGCCGCTCAGACTGCCAAGACTACTTTGGTAACCCTCCTGGTCGGACAAAGAGTTGAGCGGGCTTGGTGGACCTTCTGAAGCTGGCTGGAAAAAGCATGGGATTATGGGAGATAGGGCAGCTGGAGTCTTGGCAAAAAGACCAGAAGAGGTAGAGGGACCACCAGACCACTCTGTTAGGTCTTCAGCACAGCAGGTGGAGGGGGGTGGAGTGACTGAGGCAGGGCTGTTTCTGGAGCCGCCAGAACTTGGGAAGCCTGCAAAGCTAAAACTGTGCTGTAGGCAGGGATGGCCCGTCCTGCCAGAGGCAGAAAGCAGCAGGGGGCCGCGACGCTCCTCCGGGTTGTGGATGAAGTGGCAGCGCGGGCCATATGGGCAAAACCCTATGGTGTGAAACGTACGGCACAGGTCGGTTTTGTACTTGGGGTGGCGGGTGAGGCTGCGGAGCTCATGCGGGCCATGGGCGAACTGGCATTTGGCACCATACTTGCAGGAGCCGTTCTCCTCAAAGGGCCGGCACAGCTCAGTCTTGTAGCGGCTTAAATTGACTTGGCTGCTTGTGTCGGCACACAATTGACTGCAGTTCAACATGTTCTgcaaggggaaaaaagtttCTTTGAAACACTTGTATTACAAGTCAAACTTTCACACCAAAAGAACAGTAACTTTTGAAAACTTTAACTCAATACACATAATTACACCTTACaggaaataataaaaacaaagttcAAGTTGTTAGAAAGTTCTTTCAACTATAAATCCTTATAAAGGGTGATTTGTggatgtgtgtatgttaagattctctcgatacgtttgtccaaaccgtgcattaTAGGGAGTTGACATTATGGTGGCCTGAAACGTCTGTAAGATCCTAATAGACGAATTGAATTTCTTTACCCTCTCTGAgtgtaaactcaagctttgaACATTTGCATGGATTATCATTGAGTATGCCTTAACAGAAATATGTTAACTTTCCGCTCTCTTGTGGTAGTTTTAAGTATTACACTCTGCAGATTTGAAAAATCCATGGCTTCTTCAGTCCACACTGAGGTGCTTCCGCTTAGTCATTTCCGCTTGAAGTTAGTTGCATTTTCCTTTCTCATCTAACCCACTTTTCAAACGAGAAATtgtattattaaaatgtatttatttattcataaatttattaatttattattttatagcgCAACAACtaactgtcttttggttctaaacaagcagccGGGCCCTTCTGCTAGTAACAACTAATCCGTATTTTTAtgaactcaacaaaaaaaattaaatagatcTCTGTAGCATTGCATTGCTTTACCCCGGGTTGCACTGCACCCAGATGTGtgttcatattgaagcatttaaccactcacatttcagtcattatttgttgccagggtcagaaatcgcctcaaggccttcacaatcagttctgcattaaacaagtgttgataagactgttgctttaaccaatcaaaattCGTTTtgatgacaccaaggccttctcgcaggcgtagggatacgtcatagGCTTCTCACAGGCAtgggctagtgatagagtaggcgggccaaaagCCTAAGTGAGCCAGATTTCAAAcgccacccacaatggccgacgaagggaaacaaatggatttggttgcaaatTTGAtgacaaagacattttccagATTGACtttaccagaaaaaaagggacatGATTAAGTAAGGGTGGTCAACTGCGAACGTAGCGCCATAACGAAatggtaaagaaaaatagggaaatcttaAAATGTTTGATAGACTGTGAAGTTTGATTTAAGGGACACGATAAAAGCACTGCTTCCGCAAACAAAGGAAATTGtgtggaacttctttctctcattgctgagagaaacacagatttacattaccacctgtccactaataaCGTGTTTGTGGCACgtcgggcaaaatacaaaacaacctgatcactgctattgctgaagtgatgaaGGAAGAGATTAGAAgggaaataaaagtactgtttgtctCAGTAATAGTGAATGAGATTGTGCGGTGTGCGAATGGATTTTAAGCACATCtggatgattgtttttttttgcttcacacatttaatggcatttttgagcATTCAGGCGTGCTTTTTTCAATACTATAGAACAACAAACAGGATGTACAGTTTTGTCTTGCAAGAGTAACAGAGTTTTGTGACACAGTAGAGCACGAGAGGAGCCGATATGAGGAAATCTATGAAGCCACTGAACGCAGTGCGGGTGCTCCAAGTGGCTGAGCACAAGATTCTCGCGTGCACTACCACCAACTAACTCCACGAAaggattctggacaatattatttgccagacGCGGACCATATTTCAAGAATACGAAAAACTGatgtttctctccctcctcgATCCGCAGAGGTTTCGGGAATACCAGAAAACGTTCCCACATGCAGCTTGCACCATCTTAACGCAGAGCCACAGTACACTTTTCGATCTGCCTCGGCTaagaacaaaaatgtttgtaatgTAATCTCCCAtgatctccttgacttccttcagcagaaaaatctgTGTGAGAGCATGGGGCGGCTGTACACATTAGTGGGTTTGACAGTGACCGTTTCCGCTGCTTGGCTGCTATGGTGATAAAATATATcttcttgatggacctgaaacgcTCATGTAATCTGTACCATATATTAATTGAAATCTTCCAGAAGAAAGAAAGgcggatggattttgtgtataaataaaaagaattattggtgagtaaaatatatccattttcctaaaaaaaaaaatgttttaggttATTATGGATTCTTTTTTACaggtgtcgcagctgtagcattaaaggttttatagccataaaatacttattgagggttggattgattcacacaagcactactgaaggcttaggtgtgaaatgcacggtcCGCCACTGGTTTCAACACAGgtagattttttatatatacacacacgttattcgttttaaaaatagtttcttAAGCAGAGGTATCACTGTTTTTTCGTCTAATATGGCTCTTTCAACACTTTGGGTTGCCGACCCCTAACTTAAACAAATAGAATTTATCAATGTTGACAGCTCAGGCTTCATAGCTATTTTACAGCGCCATGGAGCAAATGAAAGACCATCAAAATTATTTCCAAACCTTGAATTTTATGTGATGAACgctgaaaaaaaattctccttCTCCAACGCGACTTTTGAATCGGAACCGCGTGGCTTCTCCATGCCTCAGAACCGAgtctttgctttttaaaaatcagcaaACCAGATGCGGCTTGCTTTGAAGGGTTTCGCTGGTTCGCAGATTATCGACTTCGTCACACTATCtctactaaaaaaatgtaacctctATCGCccggtgctcgtagatatcatTACGCGGGGGAGATATGTCGAGAAAGACAGAGCAATGCTGTTGTTATAAGCAGGcaaaatttgctcaaaatattcCTCATATgacaaatttctcatatgttgggacacttgtatgtcaaggtattactgtattctgCTTGAATTATCTGTCAAATTCCTTCTAGAATGACTAGCTGTGGGAATTTGGGTTTTTCTAACAAGGTGGGTAGTAAATGAGTCAATTAGTGTGCCATggtattagttttttttgtttttcgatttcatgtatttatatttttgcaaactaATGGCGTTGCGTAATGAGTAGGGAGAGAACTTGTGGAGTTTTCATCAAAAACCACCAAACGTACAGTATATTCCAagtgtatatttaaaatagcatataaacaaataacaaaataagtGAACCGTGAACAGGTGAAATAAATGCATCAGATGATTTTATTACATTAATTGGTCGATATTTTTCTAGCCAACAGTGCAATTTGATGCCCCGACAGCAAAAGTGTTCGTTACGTCAAACTAGAAAGGTTTAAACAGCTGGACAGTAAATAAAGTTGCTAAGAGTGTGGTTAGTTCTAGCTTCGGGGACGTAAAATTCGAAAATTGGCTCCTTTAAATACAAGCAGAGTTTAACAAAACAGTCTGCCATAACACATTTGGCGTCACTCACAAACACTTGTCTTTAGAGATGTTGACAATTTAGCGCCAAGGTTACAAACAGAAGCCAACAGTGAATATATTGATAGTTTAACTAAATCAATCGACGGCAAAGTTTCTTAAACAACTAATTTTGACAGGGCGATTAAAATTATCGAATTAACCAtttaattatgaaaataaacatttttaaaagtcccgatgctaacgttagcatatTCGCTCCACGGAGAGGAACTCAGGGCCGTTATTTACCTTGCCGGAGACTTCGCTGACATGGAAAGAACAAATGCTGGCCGCTGTCATTCTTGTTTCTGGCTAAGAAGAGTTCTGGGTGGTTATTTGCACATCCAGGTTGGCGTGTTGGGTTCCACACTGAGAGTTGTGTTTTCAGTGCGTAGTTCTTTTTGAGCAACCAGCTACAAAGGCGGCTTTTCAGCAGCAACAGATTGGGATTCCAAACACAACCGCTAGAGGGcaattatgaaaaatgaatgactttatATTGGCCAGTTGTGGCACAAATGTTGCCTTCATGCAAATATCTGTGAACTTTGTCAGAGCAATTGATTGTTTCTTGCTAAAGTACCAGAATTGTGTTCAATAtcaagtcaatgtttttttgcagtatagAGCCCTTAATCACAACAATGGCTTCATAGACCCACAGTTAACTTCataaataaaagaatgaaaaatagataataataacaacaataatagagattttaaaaacaaacattgattagtcatctaatctcatctcattttgtgaaatattttctaatttaccttgccaggatgtgcctttttatatttttatattacttattaatgattttttactgggaaaacacaccttatggagtagcaccaccaattatttatatatatatatatatatatatatatatatatatatatatatatatatatatatatatatatatatatatatatatatatatatatatatatatatatatatatatatatatatatatatatatatatatatatatatatatatatatatatatatatatatatatatatatatatatatatatatatatatatatatatatatatatatatatatatatatatatatatatatatatatatatatatatatatatatatatataatggtacaattttatattataatataataatcttACATGCCAAGTGTTGTAACATGACCATGTTTCTAGGGGTCCTACACTAGCTCTGGCAGCAAAAACACCCGCTGACGCTAATATTACCCAGAATCCATTGCAAAGCATCATGGCAGACAGCAGGGAGAAAGCGCTACAAGACTACCGTAAAAAATTGCTGGAACATAAAGAAGTTGACGGGCGGCTAAAAGAATGTATGTAccaatttaacattttacacATTAGAAGCACGTACACGTTGTGTATTGCGTTCATTTAAATGCTAGAATTGCAGAACCAGTATCTGTTAGCCTGCTGGCTAGCTAATGCTTTGTCATGCAGTGAGCATCCTAGTACATATGAGTAGAACAAAATACCGAGATGCTAACTTGTTGTAAACAAGCCCAGTTATTTTGAATATAATAATTACAGATTAACTCGTGCTAGTTGTTAATAAGTATATGAATGAACGTGCGTAACGTCACACGACCGTCATCGTTTTTATGGATTTTGTGTTATGTGTACCTAATTCCTTATTCAACCATGCTAACCGGTTAGCCAGATACCCTTAGAGGAAATTTAATGGTGGGCTGTTTCGTgtaagttgttttgttttgcattgcatTTCTAGCGTATTACTTTGATGTTAAAATGTCTCCCCGACCCGTTTTATTTTAGTGAGAGAACAACTGCGGGAACAAACGAAACAATATGAAAAGTCAGAGAATGATCTCAAAGCTCTTCAGAGTGTTGGTCAGGTAAGAGGGCCCTTTACGATCCTAAATTATTCATGCTTTGTGTGAAATATTGTAAACGTTGAAAACAAATTGTGGCGCAAACCCCATATcatttaaatagattttatttttgcgTAATAAGTATTGTATATTGTGCTCACATCCGTTACGTTTAATCAAATTTGTACTAAGAGTGatcattgatcatttttttaattgttaacaTTTACAATGAATCAAATAGAAAAGTTATGATTGGTTGAGACTGTCCAACTCTATGGACATTAGGAGACACTTGTCCTACATAGGGCCTCACCACATGAAATGCTTCTGTCTCTGTAGATTGTTGGAGAAGTTCTCAAACAGCtgacagaagaaaaatgtaagtttttggttatttatatatttatatttcaaactAATTGATGACACTCATGTCGCATTTCCAAATTACAGTCATTGTCAAGGCCACAAATGGTCCTCGTTATGTGGTTGGATGCCGTAGACAGGTGAGCatcccacatacacacacatcaatGTTAACTAAATCGGGGTATGGAACAAACAAAGTAATTATGATCCAACAAATTTTGTCAAcagaaacaataaaaatgattaatacaAGTCTCTTAAGCTGTTATTAGAGGGGCGTTGATGTGATGGGAAGGCTCGTTCCAGAACAgaataaacaacattttttattttctccaagGTTAAAGTATAAGTATTTTCGTGACACGgcaattgcattaaaaaatatatatatatgtctccATATGTCTCCATATGTCTCCATATGTCTCCATATGTCTCcatatgtctacatatgtctacatatgtctacatatgtctacatatgtctacatatgtctacatatgtctacatatgtctacatatgtctacatatgtctacatatgtctacatatgtctacatatgtctacatatgtctacatatgtctacatatgtctacatatgtctacatatgtctacatatgtctacatatgtctacatatgtctacatatgtctacatatgtctacatatgtctacatatgtctacatatgtctaCCTATGTCTACCtatgtctacatatgtctacatatgtctacatatgtctacatatgtctacatatgtctacatatgtctacatatgtctacatatgtcCACATATGTCCacatatgtctacatatgtccacatatgtctacatatgtctacatatgtcCACATATGTCCACATATGTCCACATATGTCCACATATGTCCACATATGTCCACATATGTCCACATATGTCTacatatctatatgtatatctagcGGCttgatttcttttgtaaatccagccggaatgacggcgagcaccaaattagtgtcttcgccgtcatactgggtgtattgacaaaataactatatatcccagcagtcactgcacagtactttttctacggggaaaatggtagtcgggggctgcttgccgtagttgagagctgtagaggatggtgtaccctatcgactgatttattttattttattgtgataacaattttagtattggtccatatattaagcgcactggattataaggcgtcctgtctattttggagaaaatttaagacttaagtgcgctttatagtcgtgaagatacggtgtataaatatatatattaatgggACCGACATCTGTTCAAGCCAGTTGTGACgatatgtataaataaatgtataaaaaatcaCATAATTGCCTTAAATGATCTATCGAACATCACGATTGGAAAACTCAGTtcattaattgattaattttggcagcctagtcGGAAGATATAACAGCCCTCCATAAGAAAGCAAAACTGCGACATGGaccactacaaaaaaaagagttgtTCTAGATTACTGCTTCCGCTAGTAATTTGTTCTTCATTTAGTCAGTTTTTACTCAACTAATAACCCAAAAATATGTTGCCTTCATTCTCTTATTTTTTCTAGTTGGACAAGTCACAACTGAAGCCAGGTACTCGAGTGGCTTTGGATATGACTACACTGACTATAATGAGGTAGGCTGGACATTTTTAATTCTAAATGCAAACTGAAAAATTCTCACTAATTGGTACAGAGTGCATTTGCTATACTTAATCTATTCATCCCAAGTTAATAATTTTTAgataaatttttttttgtaatgtttaaaaaaaaaaataattgggaaAACTCCTTTATATCGACTAAGAAAAGAAATACATGATttgtaaatacagtggtacctcgagatacgagtttaatgcgTTCCAAGAATGAGTTCGTAAGTCAATTTTCtagtaactcaaacgaacatttctcataaaaatgaactaaaaacaaatttatttgttccaaccctctgaaaaaacacccaaaacaggatattgaattggaaaaacatttatttgttctaattcgccatatattaataaagtaacaaataactggtATAATAttgctaaaatgtgttaaatagtactaaaattatacggatttcgcagggggggagagggggttCTGAGAGGGGATTGAATTAATCACATGCTTCCAATGTTAACTGCCAATTAatcgaattaaaaaaataatacaaacatgatttttttgtgttttaaatacaCTTATCCTTTAAGTAGTTGACAAAAGCCTCAACTTCCATGTTGCTCTTCGTCGATGTTCCGCCATCCTTGCCGGCCAAACTGCTCTTTTCCTACAAGCCCGATTTCATCCGCTGTGACATTACTCCCTCTCGCGAGTTTAAGCGTGaatgttccctttttttcccccagaaaataaaaaacatgcaatctAGCAAAGCCAGGAAACTGGAAGCCGTGTAGTGGAGAAGGatcatagtagttgtagtagcagtATTCTTTCCATGGAGTGGCCTAtagcagtggtccccaaccactgGTCCGCGAGCTACCTAGTGCCGTTCAgtcagagtaaaaaatattaacgtGTTTAATCTCGtcctacttgaaatgacaaaatttgttataataataataaataattgctattatttgggacttgttttttttccgtcgTGGGTGTCGCCCTCCCCATTAGCCGCCCGTGAGAAAATAGGAAGAGCTTTACCGGTCCGCGttgagaaaaaggttggggaccactggcCTATAGTACATTGAGTTAAAAGTCTGTGCACAgcgtgtgatttttttttttttttttttaattgaggtATCTTCCACGAGAGGTGGATCCACTGGTCTACAATATGTCTCATGAAGACCCTGGGAGCGTCTCCTACTCTGAAATTGGTGGATTGTCAGAACAAATCCGTGAGCTGAGGGAGGTAAAACAATTACTTCTACTATAACTAAACAAGTATATCTTTAGATTTAGAAAAATGGTTTGGAATCACATTGCTCTTCACTATGTGAGTGGGAGTTCATGTATGATTCCGTATATGTGATGAGACACTACTGTGGTGACTTCATGAACTCAACGTATTTCTTTTCTCCTTGAAGCTCTTtggtaaacaaaaacaatgcagaaGTAAATGCAGgactgtagattttttttttattgcaggaGTAAACGCAGAACTGTAGTAATTATTTTACTGCAGGAGTAAATGCAGAACTGTAGTAATTTATTGCAGGAGTAAACGCAGACCTTTAATACTTTGTTTATTGCAGGAGTAAAGGCAGAACtgtaataattattttattgcaGGAGCAAATAAGTGCGCCatttaggtgtgaaaatacggcaatccGATTTTGTCTTGTTAAATTGGTATAATTTTATTAACTTCATTAATAACAATTCATTTCGAATATCGACATTTGATTCTATTCCT from Stigmatopora nigra isolate UIUO_SnigA unplaced genomic scaffold, RoL_Snig_1.1 HiC_scaffold_26, whole genome shotgun sequence encodes the following:
- the zfp36l1b gene encoding mRNA decay activator protein ZFP36L1b, with protein sequence MTAASICSFHVSEVSGKNMLNCSQLCADTSSQVNLSRYKTELCRPFEENGSCKYGAKCQFAHGPHELRSLTRHPKYKTDLCRTFHTIGFCPYGPRCHFIHNPEERRGPLLLSASGRTGHPCLQHSFSFAGFPSSGGSRNSPASVTPPPSTCCAEDLTEWSGGPSTSSGLFAKTPAALSPIIPCFFQPASEGPPSPLNSLSDQEGYQSSLGSLSGSESPLLDALRRLPIFSRLSVSDE